One Leifsonia shinshuensis DNA window includes the following coding sequences:
- a CDS encoding aldo/keto reductase, giving the protein MTENSPTTAVPAIRLNSGTDIPQLGLGTWPLDDAEVERAVVAAAEAGYRHVDTAAKYGNETGVGRGVRGSGLAREEWFVTTKLDGGYQGDDRAVAGLDASLERLGLDYVDLLLIHWPLPARDRFVSTWETFIRLQESGKARAIGVSNFKPAHIDRLIAETGVTPAVNQIQLSPAIQRREQRAYGAEHGIVTESWSPIGGSGDLLTEPVLAEVAAKHDRAVGQIVLRWHVQNGLVAIPKSRNPERMAQNLAVFDFELDAGDLAAIDSLDEGPDAGVDSDHTGH; this is encoded by the coding sequence ATGACCGAGAACTCGCCCACCACCGCCGTGCCCGCGATCAGACTCAACTCGGGGACCGACATCCCGCAGCTCGGCCTCGGGACCTGGCCGCTCGACGACGCCGAGGTCGAACGGGCCGTCGTCGCCGCGGCGGAGGCCGGCTACCGGCACGTCGACACCGCGGCCAAGTACGGCAACGAGACCGGCGTCGGCCGCGGCGTGCGCGGCAGCGGGCTCGCCCGCGAGGAGTGGTTCGTCACGACCAAGCTCGATGGCGGCTACCAGGGCGACGACCGCGCCGTCGCCGGGCTCGACGCGAGCCTCGAACGGCTCGGGCTCGACTACGTCGACCTGCTGCTCATCCACTGGCCGCTCCCCGCGCGCGACCGGTTCGTCTCCACCTGGGAGACCTTCATCCGCCTCCAGGAGAGCGGGAAAGCGCGCGCGATCGGCGTCTCCAACTTCAAGCCGGCCCACATCGACCGCCTGATCGCGGAGACCGGGGTGACGCCGGCGGTCAACCAGATCCAGCTCAGCCCGGCCATCCAGCGCCGCGAGCAGCGCGCGTACGGAGCCGAGCACGGCATCGTGACCGAGTCGTGGAGCCCGATCGGCGGCTCCGGCGACCTGCTCACGGAGCCGGTGCTGGCCGAGGTCGCGGCGAAGCACGACCGCGCGGTGGGCCAGATCGTGCTCCGCTGGCACGTGCAGAACGGCCTCGTCGCCATCCCGAAGTCGCGCAACCCTGAGCGGATGGCGCAGAACCTCGCGGTCTTCGACTTCGAGCTCGACGCCGGCGACCTGGCCGCGATCGACAGCCTGGACGAGGGCCCGGACGCTGGAGTGGACTCGGACCACACCGGGCACTGA
- a CDS encoding LysR family transcriptional regulator: protein MLDIRRLRLLHELRIRGTVAGVAAALSYSPSSVSQQLAALEREAGAVLLVKSGRRLQFTPQGELLAQRAAALLDSLDSAEAAVAASSATVAGVVRVAVFQSAAHAILPGAVASLARDYPELRVEVTEREPEQGLFDVSARDFDLAVAEQYPGSTRPLRADLDRTPLAADGIHLAASADRDARVRATSLGDAAGLPWVLEPEGTVSRTWAVQLCRAAGFEPDVRFETADLVTHIRLVASGNAVGLLPDLVWAGARPEVALLPLPGSPRRTIFTSARRSSASSPGVVAARRALADAVPPGHAP, encoded by the coding sequence ATGCTCGACATCCGCAGGCTCCGCCTCCTCCACGAACTGAGGATCCGCGGCACCGTCGCCGGTGTCGCCGCGGCGCTCTCCTACAGCCCGTCCTCCGTCTCCCAGCAGCTCGCGGCGCTGGAACGGGAGGCCGGTGCCGTCCTCCTCGTGAAGTCCGGACGCCGCCTGCAGTTCACCCCGCAGGGCGAGCTGCTCGCTCAGCGCGCTGCAGCGCTCCTCGACTCCCTCGACTCGGCGGAGGCCGCGGTCGCCGCCTCCAGCGCGACCGTCGCCGGGGTCGTCCGGGTCGCCGTCTTCCAGTCCGCCGCCCACGCGATCCTCCCCGGGGCCGTCGCCTCCCTCGCCCGCGACTACCCCGAACTGCGGGTGGAGGTCACCGAGCGCGAGCCAGAGCAGGGCCTCTTCGACGTCTCCGCGCGCGACTTCGACCTCGCCGTGGCCGAGCAGTACCCCGGCAGCACCAGACCGCTGCGCGCAGACCTGGACCGCACCCCGCTGGCCGCCGACGGCATCCACCTCGCCGCCTCCGCCGACCGCGACGCCCGCGTGCGAGCGACCTCTCTCGGTGACGCCGCCGGCCTCCCCTGGGTGCTGGAGCCGGAGGGGACGGTCTCGCGCACCTGGGCCGTCCAGCTCTGCCGCGCGGCCGGCTTCGAGCCGGACGTGCGCTTCGAGACGGCCGACCTGGTGACCCACATCCGCCTGGTCGCGTCGGGCAACGCGGTCGGGCTGCTGCCGGACCTGGTGTGGGCGGGCGCCCGCCCCGAGGTCGCGCTCCTCCCCCTCCCCGGATCGCCGCGCCGCACCATCTTCACCTCGGCCCGGCGCTCGTCTGCGTCGAGCCCCGGCGTCGTCGCCGCCCGCCGGGCGCTGGCGGACGCGGTCCCGCCCGGGCACGCGCCGTAG
- a CDS encoding SRPBCC domain-containing protein — translation MMPQPTGRLVRKDDGVYVVLDRIFKAPIEEVWTYFSRSPRLAEWIGEYTGTGSTGAVKFRMNAEGDGAEWQNVAVMVCDAPHRLHVDVGKAPDSLVMFVHLTEASGHTTVTFGQRLRAIGSSADYCIGWDYYLDRLVAAHNGKELPNWDDYYPAMREHYETLCRELDHDIRAEHLTAQRNGTTG, via the coding sequence ATGATGCCGCAGCCGACAGGACGACTCGTACGCAAGGACGACGGAGTGTATGTGGTCCTCGACCGCATCTTCAAGGCTCCGATCGAGGAGGTGTGGACGTACTTCAGCAGATCGCCTCGGCTCGCCGAGTGGATCGGCGAGTACACCGGCACGGGATCGACGGGCGCCGTCAAGTTCCGGATGAACGCGGAGGGCGACGGAGCCGAGTGGCAGAACGTCGCCGTGATGGTCTGCGACGCACCGCACCGTCTCCACGTCGACGTCGGCAAGGCGCCGGACTCGCTCGTGATGTTCGTGCACCTGACGGAGGCGAGCGGCCACACGACCGTCACGTTCGGACAGCGGCTGCGCGCGATCGGCTCATCCGCGGACTACTGCATCGGCTGGGACTACTACCTCGACCGCCTCGTCGCCGCCCACAACGGCAAGGAGCTGCCGAACTGGGACGACTACTACCCGGCGATGCGCGAGCACTACGAGACGCTCTGCCGCGAGCTGGACCACGACATCCGCGCCGAGCACCTGACCGCTCAGCGGAACGGCACGACCGGCTGA
- a CDS encoding acyl-CoA thioesterase, with product MHMIFRTMLHAFLSRFGARLGHWDVARTRFRVLPTDLDILKHMNNGVYLSIADIGRFDLLRRNGVWAIFEQRGWYPVVASETISFRKSLELWQPFVVESRILGFDEKAVYVEQRFTVDGEIYTQAFIRGRFLKRSGGVVSIEELLEAVGPAPTDVTVPEWLLEWGADAALPSTRAEAPSVWAE from the coding sequence GTGCACATGATCTTCCGGACGATGCTCCACGCGTTCCTCTCCCGGTTCGGCGCACGCCTCGGTCATTGGGACGTGGCGCGCACCCGCTTCCGGGTACTGCCGACGGACCTCGACATCCTCAAGCACATGAACAACGGCGTGTACCTGTCGATCGCCGACATCGGGCGGTTCGACCTGCTGCGCAGGAACGGCGTCTGGGCGATCTTCGAGCAGCGCGGCTGGTATCCCGTGGTCGCGTCGGAGACCATCTCGTTCCGCAAGTCGCTGGAGCTGTGGCAGCCCTTCGTGGTCGAGTCGCGCATCCTCGGGTTCGACGAGAAGGCCGTCTACGTCGAGCAGCGCTTCACCGTCGACGGCGAGATCTACACCCAGGCATTCATCCGCGGCCGGTTCCTGAAGCGCAGCGGCGGCGTCGTCTCGATCGAGGAGCTGCTGGAGGCCGTCGGCCCGGCGCCGACGGACGTCACCGTTCCGGAGTGGCTGCTCGAGTGGGGCGCGGACGCCGCGCTGCCCTCGACCCGCGCTGAGGCGCCGAGCGTCTGGGCCGAGTGA
- a CDS encoding proline dehydrogenase family protein: MRAEAPSAPAAGSHAAGEVPPAQLAQEAVELVRRWLAESARSGESAPRDPAAERLAGVLRDPHGLDFAVGFVDGVARPQDLFVAGYNLQRVAKRIPSFLPWYMRAAIWLGGVFGPVLPWLVIPIARRVLRSMVGHLVVDATPEKLGPAIAHLRTPKDPEGHGARLNLNLLGEAVLGEEEAARRLEGTRALLARDDVDYVSIKVSSIASQLSMWSFDETVDRVAERLVPLYELAAASPSPKFINLDMEEYRDLDLTIAVFERILGRPGLLGLEAGIVLQAYLPDALDALQGLTEWAAQHRAQGGAPIKVRVVKGANLAMEGVDATIHGWPLATYGSKQATDTNYKRVLDWALTPEHTDAVKIGVAGHNLFDVAYAWLLASYRGVTGRIDFEMLLGMATEQAEAVKRTVGQLLLYTPVVDPGEFDVAISYLIRRLEENASQENFMSAVFELGADRGLFDRERDRFLASVAELTADGSPRGAAPLPNRQQDRSREWEQETAESFTRPPAVDAESSLDGASGAAAAADQGLTSVVLGLTRGSGGLSLEQPEPVAATTGFQNTADTDPSLAANRAWGRRILARSAASDLGARTIAAAEVVDAGHLDRILTAVRSSGTAWGTRAGTERGAVLDRAGHALEANRDRLIEVMASETGKTIAEADVEVSEAVDFAHYYASLARELDAVQGAVFVPSALTVVTPPWNFPVAIPAGGVLAALAAGSGVVIKPAPQARRTAAVMVEALWEAGIPQELLALVDVAENALGRQLVADQRVDRVILTGSYETAKLFRSWRPDLPLLAETSGKNAIIVTPSADYDLAVADVVKSAFGHAGQKCSAASLVILVGSAARSERFRNQLVDATRSVRVGYPQDPVSQMGPLIEPASGKLLHALTTLGADEEWLVEPRPLDDTGRLWSPGIRTGVQPGSYFHLTEFFGPVLGIMTARNLEEAIRFQNAIEYGLTAGLHSLDSDELAQWLDTVEAGNLYVNRGITGAIVRRQPFGGWKRSSVGAGTKAGGPNYLLGLGSWQPESGASSSSLHLRGLEPRVQDLIESGQSSMDYPAFDLVRRSALSDAIAVATEYHQAKDVSGLGVERNIFRYRPVPVAIRLSEGSGIPELLRVLAAATVARSAFTVSTSVALPRATQQLLKAREVEVVVETDEHWLSRVRGRRIAAHRIRLIGGDQAALAAALGGTPDVAVYSGAVTPSGRIEVLPFLHEQAISITNHRFGNPTTFSEGVI, from the coding sequence ATGCGAGCCGAGGCGCCGAGCGCGCCCGCGGCCGGATCGCACGCCGCAGGCGAGGTGCCGCCCGCGCAACTGGCCCAGGAGGCCGTCGAGCTCGTCCGGCGCTGGCTCGCCGAGAGCGCCCGCAGCGGGGAGAGCGCCCCGCGCGATCCCGCCGCCGAGCGCCTGGCCGGCGTGCTCCGCGACCCGCACGGCCTCGACTTCGCGGTCGGCTTCGTGGACGGCGTCGCCCGCCCGCAGGACCTGTTCGTCGCCGGATACAACCTGCAGCGGGTCGCCAAGCGCATCCCGTCCTTCCTGCCCTGGTACATGCGCGCGGCCATCTGGCTCGGTGGCGTGTTCGGGCCGGTGCTGCCGTGGCTGGTCATCCCGATCGCGCGGCGTGTGCTCCGCAGCATGGTCGGGCACCTCGTGGTCGACGCGACGCCGGAGAAGCTCGGACCGGCTATCGCGCACCTGCGAACGCCGAAGGACCCGGAAGGGCACGGAGCCCGCCTCAACCTGAACCTGCTCGGCGAGGCCGTGCTGGGCGAGGAGGAGGCCGCCCGGCGCCTTGAGGGCACGCGCGCGCTGCTCGCCCGCGACGACGTGGACTACGTCTCGATCAAGGTGTCCTCCATCGCGTCGCAGCTCTCGATGTGGTCGTTCGACGAGACGGTCGACCGCGTGGCGGAGCGCCTCGTACCGCTGTACGAGCTCGCCGCGGCCTCCCCGTCGCCCAAGTTCATCAACCTCGACATGGAGGAGTACCGCGACCTCGACCTCACGATCGCGGTCTTCGAGCGCATCCTCGGCCGTCCGGGCCTGCTCGGGCTGGAAGCGGGGATCGTCCTCCAGGCGTACCTGCCGGACGCGCTCGACGCCCTCCAGGGGCTGACGGAGTGGGCCGCGCAGCACCGCGCCCAGGGCGGCGCGCCGATCAAGGTGCGTGTCGTGAAGGGCGCCAACCTCGCCATGGAGGGCGTGGACGCGACGATCCACGGCTGGCCGCTCGCCACCTACGGCAGCAAGCAGGCGACGGACACCAACTACAAGCGCGTCCTCGACTGGGCGCTCACCCCCGAGCACACCGACGCGGTCAAGATCGGCGTGGCAGGGCACAACCTGTTCGACGTCGCCTATGCGTGGCTGCTCGCGTCCTACCGTGGGGTGACCGGGCGCATCGACTTCGAGATGCTGCTCGGCATGGCCACCGAGCAGGCGGAGGCCGTGAAGCGCACGGTCGGGCAGCTTCTGCTCTACACACCGGTGGTGGACCCGGGCGAGTTCGATGTCGCCATCTCGTACCTCATCCGCCGGCTGGAGGAGAACGCGAGCCAGGAGAACTTCATGTCGGCGGTCTTCGAGCTCGGAGCGGATCGCGGTCTATTCGACCGGGAGCGGGATCGCTTCCTCGCGTCGGTCGCCGAGCTGACGGCCGACGGCTCGCCGCGCGGCGCCGCCCCGCTGCCCAACCGGCAGCAGGACCGCTCGCGCGAGTGGGAGCAGGAGACGGCGGAGTCGTTCACCCGGCCGCCCGCGGTCGACGCGGAGTCGTCGCTCGACGGTGCCTCCGGAGCGGCCGCGGCTGCCGATCAGGGGCTCACGAGCGTGGTGCTCGGGCTGACCCGGGGATCGGGTGGGCTCTCGCTGGAGCAGCCGGAGCCGGTTGCCGCGACGACCGGGTTCCAGAACACCGCGGACACCGATCCGTCGCTCGCGGCGAACCGCGCGTGGGGGCGGCGCATCCTCGCCCGCTCCGCCGCCAGCGACCTCGGCGCACGGACCATCGCCGCGGCGGAGGTCGTCGACGCCGGGCACCTCGACCGCATCCTCACGGCGGTCCGCTCGTCGGGAACCGCGTGGGGCACCCGCGCCGGCACCGAGCGCGGGGCGGTCCTCGACCGGGCCGGGCATGCGCTCGAGGCCAACCGCGATCGCCTGATCGAGGTCATGGCGAGCGAGACGGGCAAGACCATCGCGGAGGCCGACGTCGAGGTGAGCGAGGCCGTCGACTTCGCGCACTACTACGCGTCGCTCGCGCGTGAGCTCGACGCCGTCCAGGGCGCCGTGTTCGTGCCGTCCGCGCTGACCGTCGTGACGCCGCCGTGGAACTTCCCGGTCGCGATTCCGGCCGGCGGCGTGCTGGCGGCGCTCGCCGCTGGCAGTGGCGTCGTCATCAAGCCGGCGCCGCAGGCGCGCCGCACCGCCGCTGTGATGGTCGAGGCGCTGTGGGAGGCCGGCATCCCGCAGGAGCTGCTGGCGCTCGTGGACGTGGCGGAGAACGCCCTCGGGCGGCAACTCGTGGCTGACCAGCGCGTCGACCGCGTCATCCTCACCGGCTCGTACGAGACGGCCAAGCTGTTCCGTTCTTGGCGGCCGGACCTGCCGCTGCTCGCCGAGACCAGCGGCAAGAACGCCATCATCGTCACTCCGAGCGCCGACTACGACCTCGCGGTGGCGGACGTCGTCAAGAGCGCGTTCGGTCACGCCGGGCAGAAGTGCTCGGCGGCGAGCCTGGTCATCCTTGTCGGCTCGGCGGCGCGGTCCGAACGGTTCCGCAACCAGCTGGTCGACGCGACCAGGAGCGTGCGGGTCGGGTATCCGCAGGATCCGGTGAGCCAGATGGGCCCGCTGATCGAGCCGGCGTCGGGCAAGCTCCTGCACGCGCTGACCACCCTCGGCGCCGACGAGGAATGGCTCGTCGAGCCGCGCCCGCTCGATGACACCGGCCGGCTCTGGTCGCCGGGCATCCGCACCGGCGTGCAGCCCGGGTCGTACTTCCACCTCACCGAGTTCTTCGGGCCGGTGCTCGGCATCATGACCGCGCGGAACCTCGAAGAGGCGATCCGGTTCCAGAACGCGATCGAGTACGGTCTCACCGCCGGCCTCCACTCGCTCGACTCCGATGAGCTCGCGCAGTGGCTCGACACCGTCGAGGCCGGCAACCTCTACGTCAACCGCGGGATCACGGGTGCGATCGTCCGGCGGCAGCCGTTCGGCGGGTGGAAGCGCTCCTCGGTGGGCGCCGGCACCAAAGCGGGCGGACCGAACTACCTGCTCGGCCTCGGGTCGTGGCAGCCGGAGTCCGGCGCGTCCAGCTCCAGCCTCCACCTGCGCGGCCTGGAGCCGCGCGTCCAGGACCTGATCGAGTCCGGCCAGTCGTCGATGGACTACCCCGCGTTCGACCTCGTCCGCCGCTCGGCGCTCAGCGACGCGATCGCCGTCGCGACCGAGTACCACCAGGCGAAGGACGTCTCCGGCCTCGGCGTGGAGCGGAACATCTTCCGCTACCGCCCGGTCCCGGTCGCGATCCGGCTCTCCGAGGGCAGCGGCATCCCCGAGCTGCTGCGCGTGCTGGCGGCGGCGACGGTCGCCCGCTCTGCGTTCACGGTGAGCACGAGCGTCGCGCTGCCTCGTGCGACGCAGCAGCTGCTCAAGGCCCGCGAGGTGGAGGTCGTGGTCGAGACCGACGAGCACTGGCTGTCCCGCGTGCGCGGTCGCCGCATCGCCGCGCACCGCATCCGCCTGATCGGCGGCGACCAGGCTGCGCTCGCGGCGGCCCTCGGCGGGACGCCCGACGTCGCGGTCTACAGCGGCGCGGTCACCCCGTCCGGCCGGATCGAGGTGCTGCCGTTCCTCCACGAGCAGGCCATTTCGATCACCAACCACCGCTTCGGCAATCCGACGACGTTCTCGGAAGGAGTGATCTAG
- a CDS encoding phytoene desaturase family protein: MTDPAASPAAASHDVVIVGGGHNGLTAAAYLAKAGRSVILLERLDDVGGAAVSAQAFPGVEARLSRYSYLVSLLPQRIIEDLGLDIRLARRRYSSYTPVPGDPDGAGLLIDNTDEEATAASFARIGAADDAEAFTRFYESTAAVARALWPTVTEPLLTRTEAKALVGDDELWDALIERPIGGFIESRLRNDLVRGVAATDALIGTFASVDEADLSQNRCFLYHVIGQGTGEWDVPVGGMGSVTGELARVAREAGARIVTGAEVTSISPDGSVSYTRNGHERRVEGRNVLVNVAPDVLDALLGEPADPPRPRAEGAQVKVNLLLKRLPRLRDESVDPAAAFGGTFHINETLTQLEAAHDGMLRGVMPELLPCEIYCHTLADPSILDPDLADSGAQTITVFGLHTPDRWLTDDNNDATRQRLQDAVLASLNSVLAEPIESLLLTDGDGNPCIETKTTRDLEHALNMPGGNIFHGPLSWPFAEDGDELRTPAERWGVATRHERILLCGSGARRGGAVSGLGGHNAAMAVLEG, encoded by the coding sequence ATGACCGACCCCGCAGCCTCCCCCGCAGCCGCGAGCCACGATGTCGTGATCGTCGGCGGCGGGCACAACGGCCTCACCGCCGCCGCCTACCTCGCCAAAGCCGGACGCAGCGTCATCCTGCTCGAACGGCTGGACGACGTCGGAGGCGCCGCCGTCAGCGCCCAGGCGTTCCCCGGCGTGGAGGCCCGGCTCTCGCGCTACTCCTACCTCGTCAGCCTCCTGCCGCAGCGGATCATCGAAGACCTCGGTCTCGACATCCGGCTGGCCCGGCGCCGCTACTCCTCCTACACACCTGTGCCCGGCGACCCCGACGGCGCCGGCCTCCTCATCGACAACACCGACGAGGAGGCCACCGCCGCGTCGTTCGCCCGGATCGGCGCCGCGGACGACGCCGAGGCCTTCACGCGCTTCTACGAGTCGACCGCGGCCGTCGCCCGCGCGCTCTGGCCCACCGTCACCGAACCGCTGCTCACCCGCACCGAGGCGAAGGCCCTGGTCGGCGACGACGAGCTGTGGGACGCGCTGATCGAGCGGCCGATCGGCGGCTTCATCGAGTCCCGCCTCCGGAACGACCTCGTCCGCGGCGTCGCCGCCACGGACGCGCTGATCGGCACCTTCGCCAGCGTCGACGAGGCCGACCTCTCCCAGAACCGCTGCTTCCTGTACCACGTGATCGGCCAGGGCACCGGCGAGTGGGATGTCCCGGTCGGCGGCATGGGCTCCGTGACCGGCGAGCTGGCCCGGGTCGCCCGCGAGGCCGGCGCGCGCATCGTCACCGGCGCGGAGGTCACCTCCATCAGCCCGGACGGCTCCGTCTCCTATACGCGCAACGGCCACGAGCGCCGCGTGGAGGGCCGCAACGTCCTCGTCAACGTCGCCCCCGACGTGCTCGACGCCCTGCTCGGCGAGCCCGCAGACCCGCCGCGCCCGCGCGCCGAGGGCGCTCAGGTCAAGGTCAACCTCCTGCTGAAGCGGCTGCCGCGCCTGCGCGACGAGTCCGTCGACCCGGCCGCGGCGTTCGGCGGCACGTTCCACATCAACGAGACGCTCACGCAGCTGGAGGCCGCACACGACGGGATGCTGCGCGGCGTGATGCCCGAGCTCCTGCCGTGCGAGATCTACTGCCACACACTCGCGGACCCGAGCATCCTGGACCCCGACCTCGCCGACAGCGGAGCGCAGACGATCACGGTCTTCGGCCTGCACACCCCCGACCGCTGGCTGACCGACGACAACAACGACGCCACGCGCCAGCGGCTCCAGGACGCCGTGCTCGCCTCCCTGAACTCGGTGCTGGCCGAGCCGATCGAGAGCCTGCTGCTCACGGACGGCGACGGCAACCCGTGCATCGAGACGAAGACGACCCGCGACCTCGAGCACGCGCTCAACATGCCGGGCGGCAACATCTTCCACGGCCCGCTGTCCTGGCCGTTCGCCGAGGACGGCGACGAGCTGCGCACGCCCGCCGAGCGCTGGGGCGTCGCGACGCGGCACGAGCGGATCCTGCTCTGCGGCTCCGGCGCGCGCCGCGGCGGGGCGGTCAGCGGCCTCGGCGGCCACAACGCGGCGATGGCGGTCCTGGAAGGCTGA
- a CDS encoding FAD-binding oxidoreductase codes for MGIEIEAGAVARLRDRVHGTVYLRGEEGLAAEVACFNPTVRHDPDVVVAVADEEDVAQAVRFAREQGLPVRVQATGHGSEAPIAGGLIVSTRALDAIDVDAASRLVRLGAGVRWAPVIAAAAEFGLAPVTGSSTSVGAVGYTLGGGLGPLARTHGFTADWVRGFRVVTAEGEIVTADAESHPELFWALRGGKGGLGVVTEMTLELVPLTTLYAGSVFFEGDAIEPAFRAWVDWAGALGEEATTSVVLLRIPDVEGPPPPLRGRTVLSVRFAYPGDAAEGERLFAPIRAAAPVFLDFVGVIPTTAVATIHNDPEEGSPAWIRGFMLDDFDAADGDALFDVAGPHVDSPFLALEIRQLGGAARRDTDDGTAVGGRDSGYTLSAIAADPATFDSAAPAAAEAITRALQHRISAITNVNWAADLTDPAVFAGAWPADVRTRLTEARATYDPERVFAFGPA; via the coding sequence ATGGGAATCGAAATCGAAGCAGGCGCCGTCGCGCGCCTCCGCGACCGCGTCCACGGGACCGTCTACCTCCGCGGCGAGGAGGGGCTCGCCGCCGAAGTCGCCTGTTTCAACCCCACCGTGCGGCACGACCCGGACGTCGTGGTCGCCGTCGCCGACGAGGAGGATGTCGCGCAGGCCGTGCGGTTCGCCCGCGAGCAGGGCCTCCCGGTGCGCGTCCAGGCCACCGGCCACGGCTCGGAGGCTCCGATCGCCGGCGGCCTCATCGTCTCCACCCGCGCGCTCGACGCGATCGATGTCGACGCCGCATCCCGGCTGGTCCGGCTGGGCGCGGGAGTCCGCTGGGCGCCGGTCATCGCCGCCGCCGCCGAGTTCGGACTGGCCCCGGTCACCGGATCCTCGACCAGCGTCGGCGCGGTCGGCTACACCCTCGGCGGAGGCCTCGGCCCGCTGGCCCGCACGCACGGCTTCACCGCCGACTGGGTGCGCGGCTTCCGCGTCGTCACGGCGGAGGGCGAGATCGTGACGGCGGACGCGGAGTCGCATCCCGAGCTGTTCTGGGCGCTCCGCGGCGGCAAGGGCGGCCTCGGCGTCGTCACCGAGATGACCCTGGAGCTGGTCCCGCTCACGACCCTCTACGCGGGCAGCGTGTTCTTCGAGGGCGACGCGATCGAGCCGGCCTTCCGCGCGTGGGTGGACTGGGCGGGTGCGCTGGGCGAGGAGGCCACGACCTCCGTCGTCCTGCTGCGCATCCCGGATGTGGAGGGTCCGCCTCCGCCCCTGCGCGGGCGCACCGTGCTCAGCGTGCGGTTCGCGTATCCGGGCGACGCCGCGGAGGGCGAGCGGCTGTTCGCGCCGATCCGCGCGGCGGCGCCGGTGTTCCTCGACTTCGTCGGGGTGATCCCGACGACGGCGGTCGCGACGATCCACAACGACCCGGAGGAGGGCTCGCCGGCCTGGATCCGCGGCTTCATGCTCGACGACTTCGACGCCGCGGACGGCGACGCGCTGTTCGACGTGGCCGGCCCGCACGTCGACTCGCCCTTCCTCGCCCTGGAGATCCGCCAGCTCGGAGGCGCAGCCCGGCGCGACACGGACGACGGCACGGCCGTCGGCGGGCGCGACAGCGGCTACACGCTGAGCGCCATCGCCGCCGACCCCGCGACGTTCGACAGCGCCGCTCCGGCTGCAGCCGAGGCGATCACCCGTGCGCTGCAGCACCGCATCTCCGCGATCACCAACGTCAACTGGGCGGCCGACCTCACAGACCCGGCCGTGTTCGCGGGCGCCTGGCCGGCCGACGTCCGCACGCGGCTCACCGAGGCGCGCGCGACCTACGATCCGGAGCGCGTGTTCGCATTCGGCCCGGCCTGA
- a CDS encoding DNA-3-methyladenine glycosylase family protein translates to MTAVLPADAPSGRAVETVYRPAGPLDLSGTLGQLGRGPYDPTTTWDLGGMWRTWRTPEGPATLRVLRPAADGSVHAAAWGPGAHWVISAVPELLGRGDDWAGLDVSAHPLLRQSLHRNPGLRLTRTGLVLEALLPAIIEQRVTSLEAYRSWARLLRWYGEPAPGPAPEGMRVVPTLQQWRGIPSWDWHRAGVDPRRARAVQAVLVLAPSLERTIGAADSLDAAEAALRTISGVGQWTAAETLQRSHAHPDLVSVGDYHLAHQVGEALTGSRVDDDGMLELLEPWRGQRQRVVRLILASGFRFQRRGPRITLQDHRWH, encoded by the coding sequence ATGACCGCTGTGCTCCCCGCAGACGCCCCCTCCGGGCGTGCCGTGGAGACGGTGTACCGTCCGGCGGGCCCGCTCGACCTGTCCGGCACGCTGGGCCAGCTCGGCCGCGGTCCGTACGACCCGACGACGACCTGGGACCTCGGCGGGATGTGGCGCACCTGGCGCACGCCGGAGGGGCCGGCGACTCTGCGCGTCCTCCGCCCCGCGGCCGACGGGAGTGTGCACGCCGCGGCCTGGGGACCCGGCGCGCACTGGGTCATCTCCGCAGTGCCGGAACTGCTCGGCCGCGGCGACGACTGGGCGGGGCTCGACGTGTCGGCGCATCCCCTGCTGAGGCAGAGCCTGCACCGCAATCCAGGGCTCCGGCTGACCCGCACGGGCCTCGTGCTGGAAGCGCTCCTCCCCGCGATCATCGAGCAGCGCGTCACCAGCCTGGAGGCGTACCGGTCGTGGGCGCGGCTGCTGCGCTGGTACGGCGAGCCCGCCCCCGGACCGGCGCCCGAGGGGATGCGGGTGGTCCCGACACTGCAGCAGTGGCGCGGCATCCCGTCGTGGGACTGGCATCGGGCCGGGGTCGACCCTCGGCGCGCGCGTGCCGTTCAGGCGGTGCTCGTGCTGGCGCCGTCGCTGGAGCGGACCATCGGAGCTGCGGACTCCCTCGACGCGGCGGAGGCCGCCCTCCGGACCATCTCCGGAGTCGGGCAGTGGACCGCGGCCGAGACCCTCCAGCGTTCGCACGCGCATCCCGACCTGGTCAGCGTCGGTGACTACCACCTGGCGCATCAAGTGGGGGAGGCGCTCACCGGCTCGCGCGTGGACGACGACGGGATGCTCGAACTGCTGGAGCCGTGGCGCGGCCAGCGTCAGCGTGTCGTGCGGCTGATCCTGGCCAGCGGGTTCCGGTTCCAGCGCCGCGGGCCGCGCATCACCCTCCAGGACCACCGCTGGCACTGA